The genomic stretch CCTTGGCCATTGGGCGACGGGGGTGCAAACCGCTGGCAAGGCCGACCACGACCCCTCCGAGATCGTGATCGACGAGGTCGCAGGCCAATGGGTCGCCTTGCTGCCTGTCGTCTTTGGTGCCGCGATGCGCGATGCGGACCTGCTGGCACTCTGGCCCGGCTGGGTCGCGGCCTTTGTGCTGTTCCGGCTGTTTGACATTACCAAATGGGGGCCCATCGGCTGGGCCGACCGGATGCATGGCCCCACGGGCGTGATGCTGGATGATGTGATCGCGGGCTTTTTCGCGGCCATCGGTGTCGTGGCTTTGGCCGCTTTGTTCCATCTGGTGCTGCTGTGACGGCAGCGGCGATCCTGACGGCCGCAAAAGCGCGCGGCATCCTGATCGCCACCGCCGAAAGCTGCACAGGCGGCATGGTCAGTGCGGCGCTGACCGATGTGGCGGGCAGTTCCGCCGTGTTTGACCGCGGCTTCGTGACCTATACCAATGCCGCCAAGATGCAGATGCTGGGTGTGCGGCAAAGCACGCTCGACGCCCATGGCGCGGTGTCCGAAGAGGTGGCAGGCGAAATGGCGCAAGGGGCGCTGGCCCATTCCACTGCGACGCTGGCGGTTGCGATCACCGGCATCGCAGGCCCCGGCGGATCAGAGCATAAACCCGAAGGCCGCGTCTGTTTCGGCCTTGCCATGCGGGATAGCTGCACCACCCAGACGGTCGAATTCGGTCCCTTGGGGCGCGCGCAGGTGCGCAGCGCCGCCCGGGATCACGCCTTGGGATTGCTGCTGGCGGCGCTGGCGCCGTAAAGATCCTGCGCGCGGCGTTCAAAGGCGCGCACGATCCGCTGCATCGCCTCGTTGAAAAACATGCCCGCAGCCCCCTGCAACAACCGGTTGCGGAATTCGAAATCCACAAAGAACGACACTTCGCAGCCGCCGTCCACATCGCGGAAATTCCACTGGCTTTCCATATGTTTGAACGGGCCGTCCAGATAGGCGGTGTCGATCCGCTTGATCTCGGGCCAGAGCGTGACCTTGGAGCCGAAAGTTTCGCGAAAGACTTTGAAGGAAATCACCAGATCGGCCAGCATCACCAGATGATCGCCGTGATCCTTGGTCTCGCGGATGCGGGCGGCCGCCGTCCAGGGCAGGAATTTGGGGTAATTGGCGACATCGCCCACAAGGGCATACATCTGGTCTGCGGAAAACGGCAGCACGCGGGTTTCGGAATGTTGTGGCATGGTCTGGCCCCTCTCGTGCGCGATGTCGGCCAAAACGCGGCCGGTTTCAAGGGCTTTGGTCCAGAAAGCCGCGGCATGGATTGTCGCAGCCGGGGATTTGCGGCACAACGGCGCAGCCAAAGACCGGAGACAGCCATGCCCACCGACCATCCCCCCTATGTCATCGACCAGATGATCAGCGCCAAATCCATCGCGGCGCGGATCGAAAGCCTAGCCCGCGAGATCGCGACCGAATTTGCCGGCACCGACAAGCTGGTGGTCGTGGGGCTGTTGCGCGGCTCTTTCGTCTTTATCGCCGATCTGGTGCGCGAGCTGGATCTGCCGGTCGAGGTCGATTTTCTGGAAGCATCATCTTATGGCGACGGCATGACCAGCAGCCGCGAGGTGCGGATCCTCAAGGATCTGCGCGGCCAGATCGAAGGGCGTGACGTGCTGGTGGTCGAGGATATCGTTGATACCGGCCATACGCTGGCCCATGTCACCAAATTCCTGTTGTCACGCAATCCCGCACGGCTGCGCAGCATCGCGCTGCTGGACAAGCCCGCCCGCCGCGAGGTTGATTTCAAGGCCGATTGGATCGGCTTTGAAATCCCCGATGAATTTGTCGTGGGCTATGGCATCGACTACGGCCAGCGCAACCGCAACCTGCCCTATATCGGCAAGGTCCGGTTCACGCAGTAAGCCGCCCTATCCGCGATGCGCCCCGGACTTGATCTGGGTGCCCGCCCCGGACTTGATCCGGGGCCTCGCGCTATTGAGTATTTTTGGAAAAAAGAAGCCAGGGCGTCAGCCGCGGCCGAGCTTTTTGTTTCGTGCCTCGCGCAGCCGCGCGAAATCATCGCCTGCGTGATAGGACGACCGGGTCAGCGGCGTGGCCGAAACCATCAAGAAGCCTTTGCCATAGGCGGCTTTTTCATAGCCTGCGAATTCTTCGGGCGTCACGAAGCGGTCGACCCGGTGGTGTTTCGGCGTCGGTTGCAGATATTGCCCGATGGTCAGAAAATCGATATCGGCGGCGCGCATATCATCCATCACCTGTTGGACCGATTGCTTGTCTTCGCCCAGCCCCACCATGATCCCCGATTTGGTGAACATCGCAGGGTCCAGTTCCTTGACCCGTTGCAGCAGGCGCAGGCTATGGAAATAGCGCGCGCCGGGCCGCACCTGCGGGTAAAGGCCGGGCACGGTTTCAAGATTGTGGTTGAACACATCGGGGCGTGCCGCGACCACGGTTTCCAGCACGGAGGGATCGCAGCGGATGAAATCGGGGGTCAGGATTTCAATCGTGGTGCCGGGCGATTGGCGGCGGATCGCGCGGATCGTCTGGGCGAAATGTTCCGCCCCGCCATCGGCGATATCGTCGCGGTCCACCGAGGTGATGACCACATGGTTCAGCCCCAGTTTCTTGACCGCATCGGCGACGCGGCCGGGTTCAAAGACATCCAGTGCCTCGGGCGGTTTGCCGGTGGCGATGTTGCAAAAGGTACAGGCCCGCGTGCAGATTTCGCCCATGATCATCATCGTGGCATGGCCCTGTGACCAGCATTCGCCGACATTGGGGCAGCCGGCCTCTTCGCAGACGGTGACCAGCTTATGTTCGCGCATGATGTCGCGGGTGGCTTTATACCCTTCAGAGGTCGGGGCCTTGACCCTGATCCAATCGGGTTTCTTGGGCTGGGGCGCATCCGCGCGGCGCTGTTTTTCCGGGTGACGCTGGGCCGGAATCTTTAGATCGCGTGGGGACATGGTTTCGCTCCGGTAAGTCATGTCTTACAGCTAGCCTTGCCGGGGCGATTTGTCCAATGCCAAGCATGGCCCGCATGGCGGACCTGCGGCCTGCGCATGGGATCAGCCGATCATCGGCCCATAGCGCCCCGCATTCTGCGCATAATGCCGCGCCAACCGGTCCAGCGCGATGCGCAGCACGATCTTGCCAGATCGCGCCGACCAGCCCATGGTCTTTTCGGTCTGTTCCAGCCCTTCAAGCAGGCAACAACAGCGCAGCACCACATCGCCCAGGCCGGGGCCGAGATCGGCAAGCGCGCTGCACACCCTGTCATAAGCGGCCCTGGCCGCCGGGGCCGCATCCGCCTGCAGCACTGGCACTTGCCCCAGCGCGGCCTGATCCCAGCCTGCCCCAGCGCCGGTTGCCAGCTGCGCCAGTTCGAAATCCTCGCGCAGCCGCTCGCCGGTGGCGACAAGCGCGCGCGACAAGAACAGCGCCCCGTCGCGGTCCCGCCGCCGGGCCAGCCCGACCAGCGGGCTTTCGGTGACATGATAGCGCGGTGCCGCTTGCTGTTCACGCCCCAGGCTGACCATGTCCCAGCAGCGATCCCGCGCCGCCGTGGCGCGTTTGTCGTCAAAGCCCCCGGCGCGGTTTTCATCCTGCGCGGTCAAGCGGCGCAATGCGGCGCGCCCGGTATGGGTGATGAAATAGCGCGCGACCCGCGCCTCGGGATCGGAGCAGGCGATCCAGTCTTTCAGCGCCATCGCCTGGGCAATTTCGCGGTCGACCTTGGTCGTGCAAAGCTGGTCGCCGGATTGGTCCTGGCGCACCACCACCGCGGCCGCCATATCGCGCGCCGCCGCCAGCACTGCCCCCGGTTCGCACAGCCGCCGCAGGATGCGCCGTGCCTCATGGTTGATGCGGGTTTGGGTCAGAGGGGCGGCCTGGTCGGGCGCGCCCAGCGGGATATCCAGGGTCATTGGTCCGGCTCCTTTGGGCTGCTGGCGGGGACCGGCGCTGGCCTGCGCCGAGAGGGATTTCAACGCGCCGTCGATCAGCAGGTCATCGCGGCGGATTTCCAGCTTGCGGACCTGGCGCAGCACCGTCGAGGGGTGACAATCCTGCGCCCGCGCAAGCGCGCGGATCGACATCCCGGATTCTGTATGCACCAGGTAATTGCGGACTGCCTCGGGCAGCCAAGCGGGGTAAGTGTCGGACCGTTCTGGCCCCGGCCGTACCGTCATTTTCCTGTTCCTTTCCTGTCCCCATCGCAGCCAGGCAAGACCCGCAGCCTGTCAGAGGCGGCGACTCAACCTGAACATGTGTGGTTACCCAATTGTCAACACAGCTTTGCGTCCGTCAATCATTGTTACGAAAGGATAAATAAATCTGAGGGCAGCGTTCTTAACTTTTGATGAATAGGCAACACCCGTTTGGGTTGTGCCATGCTCTGGGCAGAATCTTACCCGAAAGGCCCAAATATGCTTGATGTCATGACCCTGATCCGCAACCTGCGCCGCCCCAGCCTGCTGGCGCGCGCGGCCCGTTTTGGCGCGGATGATTACCGCCGCGAGACAATGCTGCCACGTTTGTTGAAAACGGAAAAATTGCCGCGCCCGGCGGCGGCAGTGATGGCGCTGCTGGACCTCGAGGCCGCCGTCGAAGACCAGCGCCGCGCGCAGACGGGCGATTATTCGCCCGCCCGCCATGTTGAATTGCTGATCGCGATCACCGGCGAGGCGCGGATGCTCTCGGCCAGCGCGTTGCGCGCGGTTTAGCCGAAAGCATCCGGCATAGAGGCTTTCTTGGCGGCGACATAGGCGCGCAGCCGCGCCTCGATCTCGGGATCAAGGGGGGCTGCTGATAGGTGTCGACCAGTTTCTGCACCCTTGCGCTGGCCAATGCGACCGTATCGCGCGCGCCTTCTTCGTCCCAAGTCTCGAAGGGTTTGTAATCGAACAGATCCGACCGCCAGAAGGCCGCTTTGAAATTGGATTGCGTATGTTCGCAGCCCAGGAAATGCCCGCCGGGGCCGACCTCGGCCAAAGCATCCATCGCCTGCCCGTTTTCGGACATATCCACGCCGCGCGCGAAATGATGCAATGTGCCCAACTGATCGGCATCCATGACGAATTTTTCAAAACTGGCGACCAGACCGCCTTCGAGCCAGCCACAGGCATGCAGCATGAAATTCACGCCCGACAAAAGCCCCATATTCAGGCTGTTGGCGGTTTCATAGGCGGCCTGCGCATCGGGCAGTTTACTGCCGCAGAACGACCCCGCAGAGCGGTATGGCAGGCCCATGCGCCGCGCGAGCTGCCCCGCGCCATAGGTGATCTGGCTGGCCTCTGGCGTCCCGAAGGTCGGCGCGCCGGAATTCATGTCGATCGAGGCCACGAAAGTGCCAAAAACCACCGGCGCGCCGGGGCGGATCAATTGCGAATAGGCGACGCCCGCCATGACCTCGGCCAAGACCTGCGTCAGCGTGCCGGCGACCGAAACGGGTGCCATCGCGCCGCCGACGATAAAGGGGCTGATGATCGAGGCCTGATTATGCCGCGCAAAAACCTCGAGCGCGCCCATCATGATACTGTCAAAAGTCAGCGGCGAGTTGATATTGATCAGCGAGGTCATCACCGTATTGTCGCGCACGAAATCCGCGCCGAACAGGATTTCGCACATCTCGATACTGTCTTGGGCGCGGCTGGGTTCGGTGACAGAGCCCATGAAGGGTTTGTCGCTCAGCACCATATGCGCCAGCAGCATATCCAGATGCCGCTTGTTGACCGGCACATCGGTCGGCTCGCAGACCGTGCCGCCCGAATGATGCAGCCATTTCGACATATAGGCCAGTTTCACGAATTTTTCGAAATCGGCCATGGTCGCATAGCGCCGCCCGCCTGCGGCATCGCGCACGAAAGGCGGGCCGTAAACCGGGGCCAGCACCAGATTCTTGCCGCCGACCACGACATTGCGTTCGGGGTTGCGGGCATGCTGGACATATTCCGATGGCGCGGTGGAACAGAGCTTGCGCGCCAGCCCGCGCGGGATGCGCACGCGTTCGCCGTCAATCTGCGCGCCCGCCGCTTTCCAGCGCGCCAAAGCATCAGGGTTATCAACGAAATTCACGCCGATTTCAGCCAGCACGGTTTCGGCATTCGCCTCGATCACGGTCAAGGCCTCTTCGGTCAAGACCTCGTAATTGGGGATATTGCGCGCGATATATTTCGCGGTTTCGACGCTGACCGCCGTGCGTTCGGCCCGCCGTGCGGCCCCGCCGCCACCGCGCGCGCGACGTGGTGAAGTAACAGCTGCATCCGACATGGCGATTCCTCTTTGGGCAAAGTTCGGGTCTTTCTACCGCCACCTCTGCCGCCGCCCTGCCGTGTTTACGCCCCTTCACAAGCGAAAACGACATCGCCCACGCGCGTCTTGCTCTTGCGCAAGGGCGCGACTGGCTTTACCGACTGCGGCATGGAAAACAGCACATATGAACGCTTGCTGATCATTGATTTCGGCAGCCAGGTGACACAATTGATCGCGCGGCGGCTGCGCGAATTGAATGTCTATTGCGAAATTCACCCGTTCAACAAGGTAACGGATGCATTTCTGGCCGATTTCGCGCCCAAGGCGGTGATCTTTTCGGGCGGCCCGGCCTCGGTTTTTGCCGAAGGCGCGCCGATGCCGCCCAAATCGGTCTTTGATCTGGGCGTGCCGATCCTGGGCATTTGCTATGGCCAGCAGGTCATGATGCATGTGCTGGGCGGCAAGGTGGAACGCGGGCATGGCACCGCCGAATTCGGCCGCGCCTTTGTGACGCCTGTCGAAAAGCTCGACCTGCTCGAAGGCTGGTTTTTGACCGACCGCGAACAGGTCTGGATGAGCCATGGCGACCATGTCTCCGCCATCGCGCCCGGTTTCGCGGTCTATGGCACCTCGCCCAATGCGCCTTTTGCGATCACGGCGGATGTGAACCGGCATTTTTATGCCGTGCAATTCCACCCCGAGGTGCATCACACCCCGAATGGCGCGCGGCTTTATGAAAACTTCGTGCGCATCGCAGGCTTTTCCGGCGATTGGACGATGAGCGCTTACCGCGACCAAGCCATCGCCGCGATCCGCGAACAGGTAGGCGATAAACAGGTGATCTGCGGCCTGTCGGGCGGCGTTGATTCCTCGGTCGCCGCCGTGCTGATCCACGAAGCGATCGGCGACCAGCTGACTTGCGTTTTCGTCGATCACGGGCTGTTGCGTCAGGGCGAGGCCGAAGAGGTCGTCACCATGTTCCGCGACCATTACAACATGCCGCTGATCCATGCCGATGAAAAGGAATTGTTCCTTGGCAAGCTCGAAGGGGTCTCTGACCCTGAAACCAAGCGCAAGATCATCGGCGGGCTGTTCATCGACGTGTTCCAGAAATATGCGAATGGCATCGAAGGTGCGGAATTTCTGGCCCAGGGCACGCTCTATCCCGATGTGATCGAATCGGTGTCGTTTTCGGGCGGGCCATCCGTGACGATCAAAAGCCATCACAATGTCGGCGGCCTGCCCGAGAAAATGGGCCTGAAACTGGTCGAACCCCTGCGCGAATTGTTCAAGGACGAAGTCCGCGCCTTGGGGGCCGAACTTGGCCTGCCGCCCAGTTTCATCGGGCGTCACCCCTTCCCCGGCCCCGGCCTTGCGATCCGCTGCCCCGGCGAGATTACCCGCGAAAAGCTGGACATCCTGCGCAAGGCCGATGCCGTGTTCATCGACCAGATCCGCAAACACGGGCTTTACGATGATATCTGGCAGGCTTTCGTCGCGATCCTGCCGGTGCGCACCGTGGGCGTGATGGGCGACGGGCGCACCTATGATTTCGCCTGTGCCCTGCGCGCGGTCACATCCGTTGACGGGATGACGGCGGATTATTACCCCTTCACCCATGATTTTCTGGGCGAAACCGCGACACGGATCATCAACGAGGTGACGGGGATCAACCGCGTGACCTATGATATCAC from Yoonia vestfoldensis encodes the following:
- a CDS encoding CinA family protein; this encodes MTAAAILTAAKARGILIATAESCTGGMVSAALTDVAGSSAVFDRGFVTYTNAAKMQMLGVRQSTLDAHGAVSEEVAGEMAQGALAHSTATLAVAITGIAGPGGSEHKPEGRVCFGLAMRDSCTTQTVEFGPLGRAQVRSAARDHALGLLLAALAP
- a CDS encoding DUF6456 domain-containing protein, encoding MTVRPGPERSDTYPAWLPEAVRNYLVHTESGMSIRALARAQDCHPSTVLRQVRKLEIRRDDLLIDGALKSLSAQASAGPRQQPKGAGPMTLDIPLGAPDQAAPLTQTRINHEARRILRRLCEPGAVLAAARDMAAAVVVRQDQSGDQLCTTKVDREIAQAMALKDWIACSDPEARVARYFITHTGRAALRRLTAQDENRAGGFDDKRATAARDRCWDMVSLGREQQAAPRYHVTESPLVGLARRRDRDGALFLSRALVATGERLREDFELAQLATGAGAGWDQAALGQVPVLQADAAPAARAAYDRVCSALADLGPGLGDVVLRCCCLLEGLEQTEKTMGWSARSGKIVLRIALDRLARHYAQNAGRYGPMIG
- the lipA gene encoding lipoyl synthase; the encoded protein is MSPRDLKIPAQRHPEKQRRADAPQPKKPDWIRVKAPTSEGYKATRDIMREHKLVTVCEEAGCPNVGECWSQGHATMMIMGEICTRACTFCNIATGKPPEALDVFEPGRVADAVKKLGLNHVVITSVDRDDIADGGAEHFAQTIRAIRRQSPGTTIEILTPDFIRCDPSVLETVVAARPDVFNHNLETVPGLYPQVRPGARYFHSLRLLQRVKELDPAMFTKSGIMVGLGEDKQSVQQVMDDMRAADIDFLTIGQYLQPTPKHHRVDRFVTPEEFAGYEKAAYGKGFLMVSATPLTRSSYHAGDDFARLREARNKKLGRG
- a CDS encoding DUF6477 family protein — translated: MLDVMTLIRNLRRPSLLARAARFGADDYRRETMLPRLLKTEKLPRPAAAVMALLDLEAAVEDQRRAQTGDYSPARHVELLIAITGEARMLSASALRAV
- a CDS encoding phosphatidylglycerophosphatase A, encoding MSRIIATFFYIGHLRPAPGTWGSLAALPVAWALVMLAGPWALVAGILLAYGLGHWATGVQTAGKADHDPSEIVIDEVAGQWVALLPVVFGAAMRDADLLALWPGWVAAFVLFRLFDITKWGPIGWADRMHGPTGVMLDDVIAGFFAAIGVVALAALFHLVLL
- the guaA gene encoding glutamine-hydrolyzing GMP synthase, which gives rise to MENSTYERLLIIDFGSQVTQLIARRLRELNVYCEIHPFNKVTDAFLADFAPKAVIFSGGPASVFAEGAPMPPKSVFDLGVPILGICYGQQVMMHVLGGKVERGHGTAEFGRAFVTPVEKLDLLEGWFLTDREQVWMSHGDHVSAIAPGFAVYGTSPNAPFAITADVNRHFYAVQFHPEVHHTPNGARLYENFVRIAGFSGDWTMSAYRDQAIAAIREQVGDKQVICGLSGGVDSSVAAVLIHEAIGDQLTCVFVDHGLLRQGEAEEVVTMFRDHYNMPLIHADEKELFLGKLEGVSDPETKRKIIGGLFIDVFQKYANGIEGAEFLAQGTLYPDVIESVSFSGGPSVTIKSHHNVGGLPEKMGLKLVEPLRELFKDEVRALGAELGLPPSFIGRHPFPGPGLAIRCPGEITREKLDILRKADAVFIDQIRKHGLYDDIWQAFVAILPVRTVGVMGDGRTYDFACALRAVTSVDGMTADYYPFTHDFLGETATRIINEVTGINRVTYDITSKPPGTIEWE
- a CDS encoding type II toxin-antitoxin system RatA family toxin, encoding MPQHSETRVLPFSADQMYALVGDVANYPKFLPWTAAARIRETKDHGDHLVMLADLVISFKVFRETFGSKVTLWPEIKRIDTAYLDGPFKHMESQWNFRDVDGGCEVSFFVDFEFRNRLLQGAAGMFFNEAMQRIVRAFERRAQDLYGASAASSNPKA
- the hpt gene encoding hypoxanthine phosphoribosyltransferase gives rise to the protein MPTDHPPYVIDQMISAKSIAARIESLAREIATEFAGTDKLVVVGLLRGSFVFIADLVRELDLPVEVDFLEASSYGDGMTSSREVRILKDLRGQIEGRDVLVVEDIVDTGHTLAHVTKFLLSRNPARLRSIALLDKPARREVDFKADWIGFEIPDEFVVGYGIDYGQRNRNLPYIGKVRFTQ